The proteins below are encoded in one region of Streptomyces roseirectus:
- the argB gene encoding acetylglutamate kinase, whose amino-acid sequence MNGVPPVSVTAARETLAPLPQGLRGGVVVVKFGGNAMVDDGLRHTFAEDVVALWRAGVRPVVVHGGGPQISAMLDRLGLETRFEAGLRVTTPETMDVVRMVLTGRVQRELVGAINAHGPYAVGMTGEDAHTMTAERRPAWVDGRPVDIGLVGDVVDVNPDTVRALLDQGRIPVVSPVARGTDGSVYNVNADLAASALASALGAERLVVLTDVPGLYADWPRCEEVVPELTAGELQALLPELASGMLPKMEGCLRAVRAGVRRAQVIDGRVPHAVLRSLVDGEGGTTVTA is encoded by the coding sequence ATGAATGGAGTGCCCCCCGTGAGTGTGACCGCTGCCCGGGAAACCCTCGCCCCGCTGCCGCAGGGCCTGCGAGGCGGTGTGGTCGTCGTGAAGTTCGGCGGCAACGCGATGGTCGACGACGGCCTCCGGCACACCTTCGCCGAGGACGTCGTCGCACTGTGGCGGGCCGGGGTCCGCCCGGTCGTCGTGCACGGCGGCGGCCCGCAGATCAGCGCGATGCTGGACCGCCTCGGCCTGGAGACCAGATTCGAGGCGGGCCTGCGGGTGACGACGCCGGAGACCATGGACGTCGTCCGGATGGTCCTCACCGGGCGCGTGCAGCGCGAACTGGTCGGCGCCATCAACGCGCACGGCCCCTACGCGGTCGGGATGACCGGCGAGGACGCCCACACGATGACCGCCGAGCGCCGGCCCGCGTGGGTGGACGGCCGCCCGGTCGACATCGGGCTCGTCGGTGACGTCGTCGACGTGAACCCGGACACCGTGCGGGCGTTGCTCGACCAGGGCCGCATCCCCGTCGTCTCGCCGGTGGCGCGCGGCACCGACGGCTCGGTCTACAACGTCAACGCCGACCTCGCCGCGTCCGCGCTCGCCTCGGCCCTCGGCGCCGAACGGCTGGTGGTGCTGACCGACGTGCCGGGGCTCTACGCGGACTGGCCGCGCTGCGAGGAGGTCGTCCCCGAGCTGACGGCCGGTGAACTCCAGGCGCTGCTGCCGGAGTTGGCGAGCGGGATGCTCCCGAAGATGGAGGGGTGCCTGCGGGCGGTGCGGGCGGGGGTGCGGCGGGCCCAGGTGATCGACGGGCGGGTGCCGCACGCGGTGCTGCGGAGCCTGGTGGACGGGGAGGGCGGCACGACGGTGACGGCCTGA